The following proteins are co-located in the Xiphophorus maculatus strain JP 163 A chromosome 24, X_maculatus-5.0-male, whole genome shotgun sequence genome:
- the LOC102217042 gene encoding filamin A-interacting protein 1-like isoform X1, whose amino-acid sequence MRSRSNSLEDVAKVEKQQNMDPRKRSAEGDEPPGRAERRGRRREPPDNTGTIERNNKMAKSGAGGSSAGGRPNGSSSSAARAGRREKGRDLSRDDLVFLLSLLEGELQARDEVITVLKAEKIDLALLEAKYGFVTPQKVLQALQRDAIQGKSDVFQEDIYEKPMAELDKLVEKQRETHRRMLEQLLMVEQAHKQALYKLEDEKRNHGEFMRKSDEFTNLLEQERERLKLLIDQEKAYQERKDQENNKKAESLKEELTKLKSFALMVVDEQQRLTEQLNQKTVKVQDLSAGFSQAQEELSSANARLQEEEQKVFRLEAELREQASRHHQDQEAMTAKLTSEDAQNRHLRQKLSALSRQLDELGETNKTLRRAEEELQEMRDKISRGECGNLSLMSELEELQKRVLEMEGKDEELIRMEDQCRDLNNKLEKETKQSRCLKAEVDQLNHRITDLEKLEDAFSKSKQECSSLKSNLEKERTVSKVLSSELEALKVRVKELEAAEGKVVKTEQTLKEDLTKLKTLTVMLVDERKAMAEKLKQMENKVQSSAGKLQAEQNKVTSVTEKLIEESKKALRSKAELEEKMCFATKERDDLKAKLRTEEERNKDLESKVNMMKKRLQSLETIEREYLRSKAKEEQLKTPLANRFQQEDNKVKDLTQEVEHLRRKLKDMKVAEEDSLKTPEYETLEKKFVNEQERAKALMEELEVSRKELTMYQLNEKKECNQEHVLYKRLKEEEAKSSHLSREVTALKEKIHEYMGTEESICRMKTDHSTLQRKLTQQEVRNKELAREMETLTRELERYRRFSKSLRPGMNGRRFSDLHVSTKEVQTEPLDFMSADSKTMVPLERAVVNGKLYDESEADDGTNYSNELQLTKYSPSLMNNVNNLNNNLRRARGPFLKTKDAAHQVNGKMQPRHNGNHVQTGDVVLTHCPGQPLHIKVTPDHGHNTATLEITSPNTETLQSFTSTAVIPTSGGPPKQRITIIQNASISPTTKSISPTTKSKCSSISDEPCSPDRALSPSTMTTYSRAMTPDSCGSVTPDRAMSPIQIVSVTTGAQDHSLPAEPVEVVGGHAVFRVTPERQSSWQVQRSNSSGSNVITTENNKIHIHLGSPFIQAVSAPSQVPGLQEQKTQIIANCSTPAAKGSSKITSSIMIKPTSTPIQRPSQITIPLEAFRRPGPTRIPKPKGFGSQKSANSPAINPGPPPPRPAAGIGREPASRAKNSPNLLNRNL is encoded by the exons ATGCGTTCCCGTAGCAACAGCCTAGAAGACGTAGCAAAGGTCGAGAAGCAGCAGAACATGGACCCGCGCAAGCGATCCGCAGAGGGAGACGAGCCCCCGGGCAGAGCGGAACGCCGCGGTAGGCGCCGAGAGCCGCCTGACAACACTGGGACCATCGAACGGAACAACAAGATGGCTAAAAGCGGCGCCGGCGGCAGCAGCGCTGGTGGAAGACCcaacggcagcagcagcagcgctgcGAGGGCCGGCCGACGGGAGAAGGGCAGGGACCTCTCCCGGGACGACCTGGTGTTTCTCCTGAGTTTGCTGGAAGGAGAGCTACAG GCCAGGGATGAGGTGATCACGGTCCTAAAGGCAGAGAAAATCGACTTGGCGCTGCTGGAAGCCAAGTATGGGTTTGTCACACCGCAGAAAGTCCTACAGGCCCTGCAGAGAGACGCCATCCAGGGAAAGTCGGACGTCTTCCAGGAAGACATCTACGAGAAACCCATGGCAGAG CTCGATAAGCTGGTGGAGAAGCAGCGGGAGACCCACCGGCGGATGCTGGAGCAGCTGCTGATGGTGGAGCAGGCCCACAAGCAGGCTCTGTACAAGCTGGAGGACGAGAAGAGGAACCACGGAGAGTTCATGAGGAAGAGCGACGAGTTCACCAACCTGCTGGAGCAGGAGCGCGAGAG gtTGAAGCTGTTAATTGATCAGGAAAAGGCATACCAAGAACGAAAAGAccaagaaaacaacaagaaggCAGAAAGCCTAAAGGAAGAGCTGACTAAACTCAAGTCTTTCGCGTTGATGGTTGTGGATGAACAGCAGCGTCTCACTGAGCAGCTAAATCAGAAAACAGTCAAGGTCCAAGATCTCAGCGCCGGATTCTCTCAAGCTCAGGAAGAGCTGAGCTCGGCTAATGCTCGTCTgcaggaagaggagcagaaagtCTTTCGCTTAGAGGCTGAGCTGCGTGAGCAGGCCAGTCGACACCATCAAGATCAGGAAGCCATGACTGCCAAACTGACCAGCGAGGACGCCCAAAACAGACATCTGCGCCAGAAGTTGTCGGCACTCAGCCGGCAGCTGGATGAGCTGGGGGAGACCAATAAGACCCTGAGAAGAGCCGAGGAGGAACTGCAGGAGATGAGGGACAAAATTAGCCGAGGCGAGTGTGGAAACTTGAGCCTCATGTCGGAGCTTGAAGAGTTACAAAAAAGAGTGCTTGAGATGGAGGGGAAGGACGAGGAGCTGATCAGGATGGAGGACCAGTGCAGAGACCTCAACAACAAACTGGAGAAAGAGACCAAACAGAGCCGGTGCTTGAAAGCCGAAGTTGATCAACTGAACCACAGGATTACAGACTTGGAAAAACTGGAGGATGCTTTCAGTAAAAGCAAACAAGAATGCAGCTCACTCAAAAGTAACTTGGAGAAGGAGAGGACAGTGTCAAAGGTTCTGAGCAGTGAGCTGGAAGCTTTGAAAGTCAGAGTCAAAGAACTGGAGGCCGCTGAAGGCAAGGTGGTCAAGACGGAGCAGACCCTGAAGGAAGATCTGACCAAGTTAAAGACTCTGACGGTTATGCTGGTGGATGAGAGGAAAGCGATGGCCGAGAAGCTGAAACAGATGGAGAACAAGGTGCAAAGCAGCGCAGGCAAGCTTCAGGCTGAGCAGAACAAAGTTACATCAGTCACAGAGAAGCTGATAGAGGAGAGCAAGAAGGCATTGAGGTCAAAggcagagctggaggagaaaatgTGCTTTGCAACAAAAGAGAGGGATGACTTGAAGGCCAAGCTAAGAACCGAGGAAGAGAGGAATAAAGATCTGGAATCTAAAGTCAATATGATGAAGAAACGGTTGCAGTCACTTGAGACAATTGAGAGGGAGTACCTGAGAAGCAAAGCGAAAGAAGAGCAACTCAAGACACCTCTGGCAAATCGTTTCCAGCAAGAAGACAACAAAGTCAAAGATTTGACGCAGGAGGTTGAACATCTGAGACGTAAACTAAAGGATATGAAAGTGGCAGAGGAAGACTCATTAAAAACGCCAGAATATGAAACACTGGAGAAAAAGTTTGTCAATGAACAAGAAAGAGCCAAAGCCTtgatggaggagctggaagTATCCAGAAAAGAGCTTACAATGTACCAACTGAATGAAAAGAAGGAGTGTAACCAAGAGCATGTCCTTTATAAACGCTTGAAGGAAGAGGAAGCAAAGTCTAGTCATCTGTCCAGAGAGGTGACGGCTCTGAAGGAGAAAATTCATGAATACATGGGAACAGAGGAGTCTATCTGCCGAATGAAAACTGACCACTCCActctgcagagaaaactgacCCAGCAGGAGGTGAGAAACAAAGAACTCGCCCGAGAAATGGAGACGCTAACTCGAGAGCTGGAGAGATACCGACGCTTCAGCAAAAGTCTTCGCCCAGGCATGAATGGAAGGCGGTTTTCAGACCTTCATGTGTCGACCAAGGAGGTTCAGACCGAGCCACTTGACTTCATGTCTGCTGACAGCAAGACTATGGTTCCGCTGGAAAGAGCGGTGGTCAACGGTAAGCTGTATGACGAAAGCGAGGCTGATGATGGCACAAATTATAGCAACGAACTGCAGCTCACCAAATATAGCCCGTCACTTATGAACAATGTCAACAATCTCAACAACAACCTGAGGCGAGCAAGAGGCCCATTCCTCAAAACCAAAGACGCTGCCCATCAGGTGAACGGCAAAATGCAACCACGCCATAACGGCAACCACGTCCAGACTGGAGATGTGGTGTTGACCCACTGTCCTGGGCAGCCGCTGCATATAAAAGTCACTCCTGACCACGGACACAACACGGCAACACTAGAGATAACCAGTCCCAACACAGAAACCCTTCAGTCATTCACCAGCACCGCCGTCATACCCACAAGTGGAGGACCCCCCAAGCAGAGAATTACAATCATTCAGAATGCCTCGATTTCCCCTACCACAAAATCCATTTCTCCGACAACTAAATCTAAGTGTTCCTCCATCTCAGATGAACCGTGCTCCCCAGATAGGGCCCTATCACCTTCCACTATGACTACTTACTCCAGAGCCATGACCCCGGACTCATGTGGTTCTGTAACACCAGACCGAGCTATGTCGCCGATACAAATTGTCTCAGTGACAACAGGAGCGCAGGATCACTCCCTCCCCGCAGAGCCTGTGGAAGTCGTTGGTGGGCACGCCGTCTTCCGTGTCACCCCGGAAAGGCAAAGCAGCTGGCAGGTGCAGAGGTCCAACAGCTCGGGGTCAAACGTCATCACCACGGAGAATAACAAAATCCACATCCACTTAGGAAGTCCGTTCATTCAGGCCGTCAGCGCCCCTTCACAAGTCCCTGGACTCCAGGAGCAAAAGACTCAGATTATTGCAAACTGCAGCACTCCCGCTGCCAAAGGCAGCAGTAAAATCACGAGCAGCATCATGATTAAGCCCACATCTACCCCAATCCAAAGACCGTCACAGATTACA
- the LOC102217042 gene encoding filamin A-interacting protein 1-like isoform X2 → MVVDEQQRLTEQLNQKTVKVQDLSAGFSQAQEELSSANARLQEEEQKVFRLEAELREQASRHHQDQEAMTAKLTSEDAQNRHLRQKLSALSRQLDELGETNKTLRRAEEELQEMRDKISRGECGNLSLMSELEELQKRVLEMEGKDEELIRMEDQCRDLNNKLEKETKQSRCLKAEVDQLNHRITDLEKLEDAFSKSKQECSSLKSNLEKERTVSKVLSSELEALKVRVKELEAAEGKVVKTEQTLKEDLTKLKTLTVMLVDERKAMAEKLKQMENKVQSSAGKLQAEQNKVTSVTEKLIEESKKALRSKAELEEKMCFATKERDDLKAKLRTEEERNKDLESKVNMMKKRLQSLETIEREYLRSKAKEEQLKTPLANRFQQEDNKVKDLTQEVEHLRRKLKDMKVAEEDSLKTPEYETLEKKFVNEQERAKALMEELEVSRKELTMYQLNEKKECNQEHVLYKRLKEEEAKSSHLSREVTALKEKIHEYMGTEESICRMKTDHSTLQRKLTQQEVRNKELAREMETLTRELERYRRFSKSLRPGMNGRRFSDLHVSTKEVQTEPLDFMSADSKTMVPLERAVVNGKLYDESEADDGTNYSNELQLTKYSPSLMNNVNNLNNNLRRARGPFLKTKDAAHQVNGKMQPRHNGNHVQTGDVVLTHCPGQPLHIKVTPDHGHNTATLEITSPNTETLQSFTSTAVIPTSGGPPKQRITIIQNASISPTTKSISPTTKSKCSSISDEPCSPDRALSPSTMTTYSRAMTPDSCGSVTPDRAMSPIQIVSVTTGAQDHSLPAEPVEVVGGHAVFRVTPERQSSWQVQRSNSSGSNVITTENNKIHIHLGSPFIQAVSAPSQVPGLQEQKTQIIANCSTPAAKGSSKITSSIMIKPTSTPIQRPSQITIPLEAFRRPGPTRIPKPKGFGSQKSANSPAINPGPPPPRPAAGIGREPASRAKNSPNLLNRNL, encoded by the coding sequence ATGGTTGTGGATGAACAGCAGCGTCTCACTGAGCAGCTAAATCAGAAAACAGTCAAGGTCCAAGATCTCAGCGCCGGATTCTCTCAAGCTCAGGAAGAGCTGAGCTCGGCTAATGCTCGTCTgcaggaagaggagcagaaagtCTTTCGCTTAGAGGCTGAGCTGCGTGAGCAGGCCAGTCGACACCATCAAGATCAGGAAGCCATGACTGCCAAACTGACCAGCGAGGACGCCCAAAACAGACATCTGCGCCAGAAGTTGTCGGCACTCAGCCGGCAGCTGGATGAGCTGGGGGAGACCAATAAGACCCTGAGAAGAGCCGAGGAGGAACTGCAGGAGATGAGGGACAAAATTAGCCGAGGCGAGTGTGGAAACTTGAGCCTCATGTCGGAGCTTGAAGAGTTACAAAAAAGAGTGCTTGAGATGGAGGGGAAGGACGAGGAGCTGATCAGGATGGAGGACCAGTGCAGAGACCTCAACAACAAACTGGAGAAAGAGACCAAACAGAGCCGGTGCTTGAAAGCCGAAGTTGATCAACTGAACCACAGGATTACAGACTTGGAAAAACTGGAGGATGCTTTCAGTAAAAGCAAACAAGAATGCAGCTCACTCAAAAGTAACTTGGAGAAGGAGAGGACAGTGTCAAAGGTTCTGAGCAGTGAGCTGGAAGCTTTGAAAGTCAGAGTCAAAGAACTGGAGGCCGCTGAAGGCAAGGTGGTCAAGACGGAGCAGACCCTGAAGGAAGATCTGACCAAGTTAAAGACTCTGACGGTTATGCTGGTGGATGAGAGGAAAGCGATGGCCGAGAAGCTGAAACAGATGGAGAACAAGGTGCAAAGCAGCGCAGGCAAGCTTCAGGCTGAGCAGAACAAAGTTACATCAGTCACAGAGAAGCTGATAGAGGAGAGCAAGAAGGCATTGAGGTCAAAggcagagctggaggagaaaatgTGCTTTGCAACAAAAGAGAGGGATGACTTGAAGGCCAAGCTAAGAACCGAGGAAGAGAGGAATAAAGATCTGGAATCTAAAGTCAATATGATGAAGAAACGGTTGCAGTCACTTGAGACAATTGAGAGGGAGTACCTGAGAAGCAAAGCGAAAGAAGAGCAACTCAAGACACCTCTGGCAAATCGTTTCCAGCAAGAAGACAACAAAGTCAAAGATTTGACGCAGGAGGTTGAACATCTGAGACGTAAACTAAAGGATATGAAAGTGGCAGAGGAAGACTCATTAAAAACGCCAGAATATGAAACACTGGAGAAAAAGTTTGTCAATGAACAAGAAAGAGCCAAAGCCTtgatggaggagctggaagTATCCAGAAAAGAGCTTACAATGTACCAACTGAATGAAAAGAAGGAGTGTAACCAAGAGCATGTCCTTTATAAACGCTTGAAGGAAGAGGAAGCAAAGTCTAGTCATCTGTCCAGAGAGGTGACGGCTCTGAAGGAGAAAATTCATGAATACATGGGAACAGAGGAGTCTATCTGCCGAATGAAAACTGACCACTCCActctgcagagaaaactgacCCAGCAGGAGGTGAGAAACAAAGAACTCGCCCGAGAAATGGAGACGCTAACTCGAGAGCTGGAGAGATACCGACGCTTCAGCAAAAGTCTTCGCCCAGGCATGAATGGAAGGCGGTTTTCAGACCTTCATGTGTCGACCAAGGAGGTTCAGACCGAGCCACTTGACTTCATGTCTGCTGACAGCAAGACTATGGTTCCGCTGGAAAGAGCGGTGGTCAACGGTAAGCTGTATGACGAAAGCGAGGCTGATGATGGCACAAATTATAGCAACGAACTGCAGCTCACCAAATATAGCCCGTCACTTATGAACAATGTCAACAATCTCAACAACAACCTGAGGCGAGCAAGAGGCCCATTCCTCAAAACCAAAGACGCTGCCCATCAGGTGAACGGCAAAATGCAACCACGCCATAACGGCAACCACGTCCAGACTGGAGATGTGGTGTTGACCCACTGTCCTGGGCAGCCGCTGCATATAAAAGTCACTCCTGACCACGGACACAACACGGCAACACTAGAGATAACCAGTCCCAACACAGAAACCCTTCAGTCATTCACCAGCACCGCCGTCATACCCACAAGTGGAGGACCCCCCAAGCAGAGAATTACAATCATTCAGAATGCCTCGATTTCCCCTACCACAAAATCCATTTCTCCGACAACTAAATCTAAGTGTTCCTCCATCTCAGATGAACCGTGCTCCCCAGATAGGGCCCTATCACCTTCCACTATGACTACTTACTCCAGAGCCATGACCCCGGACTCATGTGGTTCTGTAACACCAGACCGAGCTATGTCGCCGATACAAATTGTCTCAGTGACAACAGGAGCGCAGGATCACTCCCTCCCCGCAGAGCCTGTGGAAGTCGTTGGTGGGCACGCCGTCTTCCGTGTCACCCCGGAAAGGCAAAGCAGCTGGCAGGTGCAGAGGTCCAACAGCTCGGGGTCAAACGTCATCACCACGGAGAATAACAAAATCCACATCCACTTAGGAAGTCCGTTCATTCAGGCCGTCAGCGCCCCTTCACAAGTCCCTGGACTCCAGGAGCAAAAGACTCAGATTATTGCAAACTGCAGCACTCCCGCTGCCAAAGGCAGCAGTAAAATCACGAGCAGCATCATGATTAAGCCCACATCTACCCCAATCCAAAGACCGTCACAGATTACA